From the Phreatobacter oligotrophus genome, one window contains:
- a CDS encoding FAD-binding oxidoreductase produces MTALDRLRADLAGLTLADDAPTLRMASRDFFWFSPVLKPELEGKVADLVVTPASKDELRRVAAACARHRVPLVIRGGGTGNYGQAVPLAGGVVVDMRKLDRKIFARPGGCRFEAGANMLDMDKMLDADGQELRFHPSTRAQATIGGFVAGGAAGVGSCTWGQIDNLGAVTALEVMTVEEEPRLIELRGREILKVMHAYGVNGIITEVELPTAPAHDWAERIVTFDSFMAAVRFGQAFMECEGIAKKLVSVHDARIGPYLKRLAPYLPEGRAFAILMVSEPQADTLDLLIADHKGEVTFRRGAAEAKAVAFGTHHGRGGPGPLYEYTWNHTTLHALKMDPAITYIQLRFPAPNNVALVEWTAKEFDEDVLLHLEFQRREGKVITSSLALVKYTTTERLNAIMARATEGGVQSSNAHTYVLNNAGWKRIDAPQPEFKRLADPFGLMNPGKLVGWEAASQAAE; encoded by the coding sequence ATGACAGCCCTCGACCGCCTGCGCGCCGATCTCGCCGGCCTGACCCTCGCCGACGACGCTCCAACGCTCCGCATGGCGAGCCGCGACTTCTTCTGGTTCTCGCCGGTGCTCAAGCCCGAACTCGAAGGCAAGGTGGCCGACCTCGTCGTGACGCCGGCGAGCAAGGACGAACTGCGCCGTGTCGCGGCGGCCTGCGCGCGCCACCGCGTGCCGCTGGTCATCCGCGGCGGCGGCACCGGCAATTACGGCCAGGCCGTGCCGCTGGCCGGCGGCGTGGTGGTCGACATGCGCAAGCTCGACCGGAAGATCTTCGCCCGGCCCGGCGGCTGCCGCTTCGAGGCGGGGGCCAACATGCTCGACATGGACAAGATGCTCGATGCCGACGGGCAGGAGCTGCGCTTCCATCCCTCGACGCGGGCGCAGGCGACCATCGGCGGCTTCGTGGCCGGCGGCGCGGCGGGCGTCGGCTCCTGCACCTGGGGCCAGATCGACAATCTCGGCGCCGTCACCGCGCTGGAGGTCATGACGGTGGAGGAGGAGCCGCGGCTCATCGAGCTGCGCGGCCGCGAGATCCTGAAAGTGATGCATGCCTACGGCGTCAACGGCATCATCACCGAGGTGGAGCTGCCGACCGCGCCCGCCCATGACTGGGCCGAGCGCATCGTCACCTTCGACAGCTTCATGGCCGCGGTGCGCTTCGGCCAGGCCTTCATGGAATGCGAGGGTATCGCCAAGAAGCTCGTCTCGGTCCATGACGCGCGGATCGGGCCCTACCTGAAGCGTCTCGCGCCCTACCTGCCGGAGGGCCGCGCCTTCGCCATCCTCATGGTCTCGGAGCCGCAGGCGGACACGCTCGACCTGCTGATCGCCGACCACAAGGGCGAGGTGACGTTCCGGCGCGGCGCGGCCGAGGCCAAGGCGGTCGCCTTCGGCACCCATCACGGGCGCGGCGGCCCGGGACCCCTCTACGAATACACCTGGAACCACACGACGCTGCACGCGCTGAAGATGGACCCGGCCATCACCTATATCCAGCTGCGCTTCCCGGCGCCGAACAACGTGGCGCTGGTGGAATGGACAGCGAAGGAATTCGACGAGGACGTGCTGCTCCACCTCGAATTCCAGCGGCGCGAGGGCAAGGTCATCACCTCCTCGCTGGCGCTGGTGAAATACACCACGACCGAGCGGCTGAACGCCATCATGGCGCGCGCCACCGAGGGCGGGGTGCAATCCTCCAACGCCCATACCTATGTGCTGAACAATGCCGGCTGGAAGCGCATCGACGCGCCGCAACCCGAATTCAAGCGCCTCGCCGATCCTTTCGGCCTGATGAACCCCGGCAAGCTGGTGGGCTGGGAGGCGGCCAGCCAGGCGGCGGAGTGA
- a CDS encoding ABC transporter substrate-binding protein, with product MPATFPRTSMTRRRALALGGAVSAAYLMRSGMVTAQGLDKVSYQTNWRAQAEHGGFYQAVAAGIYRKYGIDADIRMGGPQQNPSQLLLGGRVDMIMSNSFEAIRYVQENLPFLCIASIFQKDPQVIICHPGVGNDSLAALRGKTILVGAGGRTSYWPYLKARFGFTDEQARPYTFNMAPFLADKNICQQGFLSSEPFAIQQQGGVTPLVHLIADAGFANYNTTINISKKMVDERADVVQRFVTASLEGWAEYMKGGPAIAEANKLIMRDNPDMDQAKIDYAIKVMTENGIVMSGDATTLGIGAMTDSRWQTFYNQMRDAGVFPAGVDFKRAYDLRFVNKGVGKS from the coding sequence ATGCCCGCCACGTTCCCCCGCACCAGCATGACCCGCCGCCGTGCCCTCGCCCTTGGCGGCGCCGTGTCCGCCGCCTACCTGATGCGGTCGGGCATGGTCACCGCGCAGGGCCTCGACAAGGTGTCCTACCAGACCAACTGGCGCGCCCAGGCCGAGCATGGCGGCTTCTACCAGGCGGTCGCCGCCGGCATCTATCGCAAGTACGGCATCGACGCCGACATCCGCATGGGCGGCCCGCAGCAGAACCCCTCGCAGCTGCTCCTCGGCGGCCGGGTCGACATGATCATGTCGAACTCCTTCGAGGCCATCCGCTACGTGCAGGAGAACCTGCCGTTCCTCTGCATCGCCTCGATCTTCCAGAAGGACCCGCAGGTCATCATCTGCCATCCCGGCGTCGGCAATGACAGCCTCGCTGCGCTGAGGGGCAAGACGATCCTCGTCGGCGCCGGCGGCCGCACCTCCTACTGGCCCTACCTCAAGGCCCGCTTCGGCTTCACCGACGAGCAGGCGCGCCCCTACACCTTCAACATGGCGCCCTTCCTCGCCGACAAGAACATCTGCCAGCAGGGCTTCCTGTCCTCCGAGCCCTTCGCCATCCAGCAGCAGGGCGGCGTGACCCCGCTCGTCCATCTCATCGCCGATGCCGGCTTCGCCAACTACAACACCACCATCAACATCTCGAAGAAGATGGTTGACGAGCGCGCCGACGTGGTGCAGCGCTTCGTCACCGCCTCGCTCGAGGGCTGGGCCGAGTACATGAAGGGCGGCCCCGCCATCGCCGAGGCCAACAAGCTGATCATGCGCGACAATCCGGACATGGATCAGGCCAAGATCGACTACGCGATCAAGGTCATGACCGAGAACGGCATCGTCATGTCCGGCGACGCGACGACGCTCGGCATCGGCGCCATGACGGACTCGCGCTGGCAGACCTTCTACAACCAGATGCGCGATGCCGGCGTCTTCCCTGCGGGCGTCGACTTCAAGCGGGCCTATGACCTGCGCTTCGTCAACAAGGGCGTGGGCAAGTCCTGA
- a CDS encoding ABC transporter ATP-binding protein — translation MATGSRPLVAIRNVSKQFANGTIAVRDVNLDLAAGEFVSLLGPSGCGKSTLLRMVAGLGDPSVGTIDWMGSAHDAWGRPARELGFVFQDPTLMPWATALDNVVLPLKLAGVNRGEAAARGAEMLALVGLKGFETSYPRELSGGMKMRVSIARALVTHPKILLMDEPFAALDEITRHKLNDDLLRLWEANRFTAVFVTHSVFESVYLSQRIVVMAARPGRVMADLRVGAPYPRDDMFRTSADYAHWCRIASETLKEAISA, via the coding sequence ATGGCGACGGGCAGCAGGCCGCTCGTCGCCATCCGCAATGTCTCCAAGCAGTTCGCCAACGGCACGATCGCCGTCCGCGACGTCAATCTCGACCTTGCGGCGGGCGAGTTCGTCAGCCTGCTGGGGCCCTCGGGCTGCGGCAAGTCGACCTTGCTGCGCATGGTCGCCGGCCTCGGCGATCCGAGCGTCGGCACGATCGACTGGATGGGGTCGGCCCATGATGCCTGGGGCCGGCCGGCGCGCGAACTCGGCTTCGTCTTCCAGGATCCGACGCTCATGCCCTGGGCGACGGCGCTGGACAATGTCGTCCTGCCGCTGAAGCTTGCCGGCGTGAACCGCGGCGAGGCGGCTGCGCGCGGCGCGGAGATGCTGGCCCTCGTCGGCCTCAAGGGGTTCGAGACGAGCTATCCGCGCGAGCTCTCCGGCGGCATGAAGATGCGCGTCTCCATCGCCCGCGCGCTGGTGACCCATCCCAAGATCCTGCTGATGGACGAGCCCTTCGCGGCGCTGGACGAGATCACCCGCCACAAGCTCAACGACGACCTCCTGCGCCTGTGGGAGGCAAACCGCTTCACGGCGGTCTTCGTCACCCATTCCGTCTTCGAGAGCGTCTATCTCTCGCAGCGCATCGTGGTGATGGCCGCCCGTCCCGGCCGGGTCATGGCGGATCTTCGTGTGGGCGCGCCCTATCCGCGCGACGACATGTTCCGCACCTCCGCCGACTATGCCCATTGGTGCCGCATCGCATCCGAGACCCTGAAGGAGGCGATCTCCGCATGA
- a CDS encoding ABC transporter permease, with protein sequence MTDATLPQATVPHDGTDAEARPIFREDRKVLGISTETWPGILAPLGIGILALSAWEFIVWWRAIPPFILPGPLLIAKTLVADWTTLSASLWITLRITAAALIAAVTLGVGLAILFTQSKWLEKSLFPYAVILQVTPVVSIAPLIIIWVGDINLSLLICAWIVAFFPILSNTILGLNSADHNLRNLFELYGASRWQTLRYLRLPAALPYFLGGLKISGGLALIGAVVAEFVAGSGGNASGLAYRILEAGYQLKIPRMFAALIMISASGIAIFLAISWVSHLLLRRWHESALKREN encoded by the coding sequence ATGACCGACGCGACGCTTCCGCAAGCCACGGTCCCGCATGACGGCACCGATGCCGAGGCCCGGCCGATCTTCCGCGAGGATCGCAAGGTCCTGGGCATTTCGACCGAGACCTGGCCGGGCATCCTCGCCCCGCTCGGCATCGGCATCCTGGCGCTCTCGGCCTGGGAGTTCATCGTCTGGTGGCGGGCGATCCCGCCCTTCATCCTTCCGGGCCCGCTCCTGATCGCCAAGACGCTGGTCGCCGACTGGACGACGCTCTCGGCCTCGCTGTGGATCACGCTGCGCATCACCGCTGCGGCCCTGATCGCTGCGGTCACCCTCGGCGTCGGCCTCGCCATCCTCTTCACCCAGTCGAAATGGCTGGAGAAGTCGCTTTTCCCCTATGCGGTCATCCTGCAGGTGACGCCGGTCGTCTCCATCGCGCCGCTGATCATCATCTGGGTGGGCGACATCAACCTGTCGCTGCTGATCTGCGCCTGGATCGTCGCCTTCTTCCCGATCCTGTCGAACACGATCCTCGGGCTGAACTCGGCCGACCACAACCTGCGCAACCTCTTCGAGCTCTACGGCGCCTCGCGCTGGCAGACCCTGCGCTACCTGCGCCTGCCGGCGGCGCTGCCCTATTTCCTCGGCGGCCTGAAGATCTCGGGCGGCCTGGCGCTGATCGGTGCGGTCGTCGCCGAGTTCGTCGCCGGCTCCGGCGGCAATGCCTCAGGCCTTGCCTACCGCATCCTCGAGGCCGGCTATCAGCTGAAGATCCCGCGCATGTTCGCCGCGCTCATCATGATCTCGGCCTCGGGCATCGCCATCTTCCTCGCCATCAGCTGGGTCTCGCACCTGCTGCTGCGGCGCTGGCACGAGAGCGCGCTGAAGCGGGAGAACTGA
- a CDS encoding NAD(P)H-dependent oxidoreductase, translating to MRILYLYCHPLPESFHAAIRAEALATLAAAGHEVDLLDLYAEGFDPVLSEEGRRRYHDESRNQQGLEPYIARLRAAEAIVIQFPTWSFGPPAMLKGFFDRMFMPGVGFDISDPAAVKPLLGNIRAITGIVTYGRPFWYALWMGDPPRKIVMRYLWWFTGWKARRRYCALYHMNVATPEQRAGFIARVKAAMAGV from the coding sequence ATGCGCATCCTCTATCTCTACTGCCACCCCCTCCCCGAGAGCTTTCACGCGGCCATCCGCGCGGAAGCCCTCGCTACCCTCGCCGCCGCCGGCCACGAGGTTGACCTGCTCGACCTCTATGCCGAGGGCTTCGACCCGGTCCTCTCCGAGGAAGGTCGGCGGCGCTATCACGACGAGAGCCGCAATCAGCAGGGCCTCGAGCCCTATATCGCGCGGTTGCGCGCGGCCGAGGCCATCGTCATCCAGTTCCCGACCTGGAGCTTCGGCCCGCCTGCCATGCTCAAGGGCTTCTTCGACCGCATGTTCATGCCGGGGGTCGGCTTCGACATTTCCGATCCGGCGGCGGTGAAGCCGCTGCTCGGTAACATCCGGGCGATCACCGGCATCGTCACCTATGGCCGGCCGTTCTGGTACGCGCTGTGGATGGGCGACCCGCCGCGGAAGATCGTGATGCGCTACCTGTGGTGGTTCACCGGCTGGAAGGCGCGCCGCCGCTATTGCGCGCTCTACCACATGAACGTCGCGACGCCTGAGCAGCGCGCGGGGTTCATCGCCAGGGTGAAGGCCGCGATGGCGGGGGTGTGA
- a CDS encoding FAD-binding oxidoreductase, with translation MTLHQRAERASYDLAALDALLGDVPVIRDPILIRRRSRDFFWYSPILAEQLKEVSADIVVKPRNEADVVRTVAACAKLRIPVTARAGGTGNYGQAMPLAGGVLLDMTDMTGVIWQKPGSVRVRAGTNILALDQEIRPNGFELRMHPSTKRTATIGGFVAGGSGGVGSVAYGGLREPGNILAARIVTIEEEPRMLELRQDAAQKVNRAYGTTGIITELEMPTAPAWPWIDVVVAFDSFAEAFRAGRDVAHADGVVKKLVTPIAWPIPSQFSALKDACPEGKSILVCMIAEPFLDSFRTILGGRGQETYASPSREEPTETPLYEYAWNHTTLQWLKTDRSVTYLQLLYPQDRLEESVMEMAALFEGEVLPHLEFIRFAGRITCSALPIVRYTTAERLFEIIRMHEERGVMVANPHVYGLEGGSRHKRAEADQLGFKAEVDPMGLLNPGKMESYVPVR, from the coding sequence ATGACCCTGCACCAGCGCGCCGAACGCGCGTCCTATGACCTCGCTGCCCTCGACGCCCTGCTCGGCGATGTTCCCGTCATCCGGGACCCGATCCTGATCCGCCGCCGATCGCGCGACTTCTTCTGGTACTCGCCGATCCTGGCGGAGCAGCTGAAGGAGGTGTCCGCCGACATCGTCGTCAAGCCGCGCAACGAGGCCGACGTGGTGCGGACGGTGGCCGCCTGCGCCAAGCTGCGCATTCCGGTGACGGCGCGGGCCGGCGGCACTGGCAATTACGGCCAGGCCATGCCGCTCGCCGGCGGGGTCCTGCTGGATATGACCGACATGACCGGCGTCATCTGGCAGAAGCCGGGCTCGGTTCGGGTCCGCGCGGGAACGAACATCCTCGCGCTTGACCAGGAGATCCGGCCCAACGGCTTCGAGCTCAGGATGCATCCCTCGACCAAGCGCACGGCGACCATCGGCGGCTTCGTCGCCGGTGGTTCAGGTGGTGTCGGATCCGTCGCCTATGGCGGCCTGCGAGAGCCCGGCAATATCCTCGCCGCGCGCATCGTCACCATCGAGGAGGAACCGCGGATGCTCGAACTCCGGCAGGACGCGGCGCAGAAGGTGAACCGCGCCTATGGCACGACCGGCATCATCACCGAGCTGGAAATGCCGACCGCGCCCGCCTGGCCGTGGATCGACGTTGTCGTCGCCTTCGACAGCTTCGCCGAAGCCTTCCGCGCCGGGCGCGACGTCGCCCATGCCGACGGCGTGGTGAAGAAGCTAGTCACCCCCATCGCCTGGCCGATCCCCTCGCAGTTCAGTGCGCTGAAGGATGCCTGCCCGGAGGGCAAATCCATTCTCGTCTGCATGATCGCAGAGCCCTTCCTCGACAGTTTCCGGACGATCCTCGGAGGGCGCGGCCAGGAGACCTATGCCTCGCCGTCGCGCGAGGAGCCGACGGAAACGCCTCTCTACGAATATGCGTGGAACCACACGACGCTGCAGTGGCTGAAGACCGACCGCTCCGTCACCTATCTCCAGCTCCTCTATCCGCAGGACCGGCTGGAGGAGAGCGTCATGGAGATGGCGGCGCTGTTCGAGGGCGAGGTGCTCCCCCATCTCGAATTCATCCGCTTCGCCGGGCGCATCACCTGCTCGGCCCTGCCGATCGTGCGCTACACCACGGCGGAGCGGCTCTTCGAGATCATCCGCATGCACGAGGAGCGCGGCGTCATGGTCGCCAATCCGCATGTCTACGGGCTGGAGGGCGGCTCGCGGCACAAGCGCGCCGAGGCCGACCAGCTCGGCTTCAAGGCGGAGGTGGACCCGATGGGCCTGCTCAATCCCGGCAAGATGGAAAGCTACGTGCCGGTGCGGTGA
- a CDS encoding methyl-accepting chemotaxis protein gives MQIKAKLFAIVGGLTAASLIVGGVAGYGFQRYQAVVEESQRTARVTQLAEQANGLIYAVVMESRGIYMSADKAVLERFATNQDRELAKFRTVITEWAGLARPEDEAIKQRLLAQTETFIRLRSELAAAGRQSGNAAARAIGDNDANRTTRQQLNTEMTAFAEVNARRVTALAAEVETTRRQLTWLIAATVGLALLAGLAAFWTILAGVTRPLGRLTAAVDGVAHGDTAVDVSDTERQDEIGGLARSVLVFRDNVREVERLKASEAEREAEARDQRARDMAALADEFSATVQSVVTTVTRSADAIVGNAARVGEVAANVNDLGRTVATTSAGATQSVESAATSAQELASSIGEISSRTAQAQQIAASAVEQASRTGEIVGTLMTSTQKIGEVVNLINAIAAQTNLLALNATIEAARAGEAGKGFAVVATEVKSLAAQTSKATEEIASQIGAVQSVTGEAVAAIEAINKTIGEINSVSSSIMAAVEEQSAVTNGIAGSVADAAEGTRSVGTDIGRVTRAAAETSEAARAMTEAARQLESGSGQLNAAVSGFLGRIRAA, from the coding sequence GTGCAGATCAAAGCCAAGCTCTTCGCCATCGTGGGCGGATTGACCGCTGCCTCGCTCATTGTCGGCGGTGTCGCCGGCTACGGCTTCCAGCGTTATCAGGCGGTTGTAGAGGAAAGCCAGCGCACGGCACGGGTCACCCAGCTCGCCGAACAGGCCAATGGCCTGATCTACGCGGTGGTGATGGAATCCCGCGGCATCTACATGTCCGCCGACAAGGCGGTGCTGGAGCGGTTTGCCACCAACCAGGACCGCGAACTCGCCAAATTTCGCACCGTGATCACCGAGTGGGCAGGGCTCGCCCGTCCTGAGGACGAGGCCATCAAGCAGCGCCTCCTCGCCCAGACAGAGACCTTCATTCGCCTGCGGAGCGAACTCGCCGCCGCCGGCCGCCAGTCCGGCAATGCCGCGGCGCGCGCCATCGGCGACAATGACGCGAACCGCACGACCCGCCAGCAGCTCAACACCGAGATGACGGCCTTCGCCGAGGTCAACGCGCGCCGCGTCACCGCGCTGGCCGCCGAGGTCGAGACCACGCGCCGCCAGCTCACCTGGCTGATTGCCGCGACCGTCGGCCTCGCTCTCCTGGCGGGCCTTGCCGCCTTCTGGACCATCCTTGCCGGTGTCACCCGGCCTCTCGGTCGCCTGACCGCGGCGGTCGACGGCGTTGCCCATGGCGACACGGCCGTCGACGTGTCGGATACCGAACGCCAGGACGAGATCGGTGGCCTGGCCCGTTCGGTCCTCGTCTTCCGCGACAATGTCCGCGAGGTCGAGCGCCTCAAGGCATCCGAGGCCGAGCGTGAGGCCGAGGCCCGCGACCAGCGCGCCCGCGACATGGCGGCCCTGGCCGACGAATTCTCCGCCACAGTCCAGTCCGTCGTGACCACCGTGACTCGCTCGGCCGATGCCATTGTCGGCAATGCCGCCCGCGTCGGCGAGGTAGCGGCCAACGTCAACGATCTCGGCCGCACCGTCGCCACCACCTCCGCCGGGGCCACCCAGTCGGTCGAAAGCGCTGCGACCTCCGCCCAGGAGCTGGCGAGCTCCATCGGCGAGATTTCCAGCCGCACCGCCCAGGCCCAGCAGATCGCGGCCTCCGCCGTCGAGCAGGCCTCCCGCACGGGCGAGATCGTCGGCACGCTGATGACCTCGACCCAGAAGATCGGCGAGGTGGTCAACCTCATCAACGCCATCGCCGCGCAGACCAATCTCCTCGCCCTCAACGCCACCATCGAGGCGGCGCGGGCGGGCGAGGCGGGCAAGGGCTTTGCGGTTGTCGCGACCGAGGTGAAGAGCCTCGCCGCACAGACCTCGAAGGCGACCGAGGAGATCGCCAGCCAGATCGGCGCAGTGCAGTCGGTCACCGGCGAGGCGGTCGCCGCCATCGAGGCGATCAACAAGACGATCGGCGAAATCAACTCCGTGTCGTCGTCGATCATGGCGGCCGTCGAGGAACAGTCGGCCGTCACCAACGGCATCGCCGGTTCCGTCGCGGATGCCGCCGAGGGCACCCGCTCCGTTGGCACCGATATCGGCCGCGTCACCCGCGCCGCCGCCGAGACGAGCGAGGCCGCCCGCGCCATGACCGAAGCCGCCCGCCAGCTCGAATCCGGCTCCGGCCAGCTCAACGCCGCCGTGTCCGGTTTCCTCGGCCGCATTCGCGCCGCCTGA
- a CDS encoding amidohydrolase/deacetylase family metallohydrolase, producing MTFDLILRGGRVIDPSQKIDGIRDVAFAGGKVAAVGKDLKPDAGTEIRDVSGYIVTPGLIDLHTHVYWGGTSLGIDAEEFCRTSGVTTAIDTGSAGPGNWMGFRKHVIEKSQVRILAYLHVSHAGIYGFDKKVMVGESREIDMLNPADCARVADENRDLIVGIKVRVGRNSSGTNGEAALDMALQVANEVGMPLMAHIDHPPPSYEHVIGRLRPGDVLTHAFRPFPNAPCTAQGAVKPEVIAARKKGVIFDIGHGKGSFSFKTTRAMLAGGFEPDVISSDVHTLCIEGPAFDQVTTLSKFLCMGMPLDRVIAASTVNAAMALKRPELGTLKPGSVGDATILTIKDGKFDYVDVVGEHLIGDKKIVSEGTVIGGKWWHPKRSNKFRKLATA from the coding sequence ATGACCTTCGACCTGATCCTGCGCGGCGGCCGGGTGATCGACCCCTCGCAGAAGATCGACGGCATCCGCGACGTCGCCTTCGCCGGCGGCAAGGTGGCGGCGGTGGGCAAGGACCTGAAACCGGATGCCGGCACCGAGATCCGCGACGTCTCCGGCTATATCGTCACCCCCGGCCTCATCGACCTGCACACCCACGTCTATTGGGGCGGCACCTCGCTCGGCATCGACGCCGAGGAGTTCTGCCGCACCTCCGGCGTCACCACCGCGATCGACACGGGGTCCGCGGGTCCGGGCAACTGGATGGGTTTCCGCAAGCACGTCATCGAGAAGAGCCAGGTGCGCATCCTCGCCTATCTCCATGTCAGCCATGCCGGCATCTACGGCTTCGACAAGAAGGTCATGGTCGGCGAGAGCCGCGAGATCGACATGCTGAACCCGGCGGACTGCGCCCGCGTCGCCGACGAGAACCGCGACCTGATCGTCGGCATCAAGGTGCGTGTCGGCCGCAACTCCTCCGGCACCAATGGCGAGGCGGCGCTCGACATGGCGCTGCAGGTCGCGAACGAGGTGGGCATGCCGCTGATGGCCCATATCGACCACCCGCCGCCGTCCTATGAGCATGTCATCGGCCGCCTGCGCCCGGGCGACGTGCTGACCCACGCCTTCCGCCCCTTCCCCAACGCCCCCTGCACCGCGCAAGGGGCGGTGAAGCCCGAGGTCATCGCCGCCCGCAAGAAGGGCGTCATCTTCGACATCGGCCACGGCAAGGGCTCGTTCTCGTTCAAGACGACGCGCGCCATGCTGGCCGGCGGCTTCGAGCCGGACGTCATCTCCTCCGATGTCCACACGCTCTGCATCGAGGGGCCGGCCTTCGACCAGGTGACGACGCTGTCGAAGTTCCTGTGTATGGGCATGCCGCTGGACCGGGTCATCGCCGCCTCCACGGTCAATGCCGCCATGGCGCTGAAGCGCCCCGAACTCGGCACGCTGAAGCCGGGGTCCGTGGGTGATGCCACCATCCTCACGATCAAGGACGGCAAGTTCGACTATGTCGACGTGGTCGGCGAGCACCTGATCGGCGACAAGAAGATCGTCTCCGAGGGAACGGTCATCGGCGGCAAGTGGTGGCACCCGAAGCGGTCCAACAAGTTCCGCAAGCTGGCCACCGCCTGA
- a CDS encoding creatininase family protein — protein sequence MPARHWGDLKTTDFDRLDPATTVAILPLAAIEQHGPHLPVSTDTSIMQGMIETAFPLVGDGVTALFLPIEAVAKSNEHLHSKGTLTLSAETVLRGWIEIGESVKRAGISKIVLLTSHGGNLDPMRVVARELRVRFGQLAVVTSWTAFGRPPGLYGDLDIKHGIHGGDVETSLMLHFRPDLVDMAHAKLFEPIMVSMEKEFTYLRPTVNHAFGWMAQDIHPDGTAGDASLATADKGKATAAWQAGEFVKLLDDMARFDIRRLYKAT from the coding sequence ATGCCGGCGCGCCACTGGGGTGACCTGAAGACCACGGACTTCGACCGGCTGGACCCCGCGACCACCGTCGCCATCCTGCCGCTCGCCGCCATCGAGCAGCACGGACCGCACCTGCCGGTCTCCACCGACACCTCCATCATGCAGGGCATGATCGAGACCGCCTTCCCGCTGGTCGGTGACGGCGTCACCGCGCTCTTCCTTCCCATCGAGGCCGTGGCGAAGTCCAACGAGCACCTCCATTCCAAGGGCACGCTGACGCTCTCGGCCGAGACGGTGCTGCGCGGCTGGATCGAGATCGGCGAGAGCGTCAAGCGCGCCGGCATCTCCAAGATCGTGCTGCTGACCTCCCACGGCGGCAATCTCGATCCGATGCGGGTGGTGGCGCGCGAGTTGCGGGTGCGCTTCGGCCAGCTGGCGGTGGTCACCAGCTGGACCGCCTTCGGCCGCCCGCCCGGTCTCTATGGCGATCTCGACATCAAGCACGGCATCCATGGCGGCGATGTCGAGACATCGCTCATGCTGCATTTCCGCCCGGACCTCGTGGACATGGCCCACGCCAAGCTCTTCGAGCCCATCATGGTGTCGATGGAGAAGGAGTTCACCTATCTCCGCCCGACCGTGAACCACGCCTTCGGATGGATGGCCCAGGACATCCACCCCGACGGCACGGCGGGCGATGCCTCGCTCGCGACCGCCGACAAGGGCAAGGCGACGGCGGCCTGGCAGGCTGGCGAATTCGTCAAGCTGCTCGACGACATGGCCCGCTTCGACATCAGGCGCCTCTACAAGGCGACCTGA